The Streptomyces sp. NBC_01317 genomic interval TGACCGATGTGATGGCCGTGGGCGCGCTCGCCGCGTTCCGCGAGGCGGGCATACGGGTGCCGTACGACCTCTCGCTCGCGGGCTTCGACGACATCCCGCTCGTACGGGAGTTGACACCCCCGCTCACCACCGTCGCCCTGCCGCTCACGGAGATGGGCCGGCACGTCATCTCGCTCGCCCTGCGCGAGCCGCGCGGAACACGGGCCCGGGTGCTGCGGGTGGGCGGTGACGTGGTCCTGCGGGGCAGCACCGCGCCACCCCGCCCGACCGGCCTCCGCCAGTGATGCCCGTCAAGGCCCTACTCCGGTACGCGAGGGACCTCGCGGAGGTCCGGGAAGCCCGGGAGCAGGCCGTCCTCCCGGCGCCTGATCTGTGACATCAGCTCCGCCGCGAACGACTTGATGGTGTCGAGACCCGTGCGCCCCCAGCGCCGGGGCTCGGTGTCGACCACACAGACCGTGCCGAGGGCCAGGCCCGTACGGTCGATGAGCGGGGCGCCGAGGTAGGAGCGGATCCCGATCTCGTCGACCAGGGGGTTGCCCGCGAAGCGGGGGAAGTCGCGGACGTCTTCGAGGACGAGCGCCTTGCGCCGGACGACGACGTACGGGCAGTAGCCGTGATCACGGGCCATGAACCGCTCGCCGCCCGTCCCCCGCTCGCCCTCCGTCCCCCGGGTCGTATGCAGCCCCGCGAAGAACTGCCGGTTCTCGTCGATGAAGTTGACCATCGCGTACGGAGCGCCCGTCATCTGCGCCAACTGCTGGGCGAAGGCGTCGAAGGCGGGCTCCGACCGCTCACCCAGCCCGAGCCGCCGTAGTCGCTGCACGCGGTCGGGCGCCTCCTGGTCGACGGGCGTGAGCAGCAGGCGGGCGATCGGGTCGTACCTCATGCGGGTGCTCCGTCGCTCGGGAACATCGGGGGCTGCGGCGTCATTCGGCGTGCTCGGGCGCGGGGTCCGGAGCCGACATCGGGATCGGCTTCGGGATCGGGGTGAGGCTCAGGCTCGCGGCGGCACCGGGATGGGGGGAAGAACTCGCACCCGGCCCCACACCCGCACCGGGCGCGGGACTCACGGCGGCCGTCGCCGTGAGCAGATGCTGGACGAGCGTGACCAGCGTCTGGATCCCGGAGCTGGCGATGCGCGCGTCGCACAGCACGATCGGCACGTCCGGTCTGAGGTCCATCGCCGCCCGTACCTCTTCCGGTTCGTAGCGGTACGAACCGTCGAACTCGTTGACGGCGACCACGAAGCCGATGCCACGCTGCTCGAAGAAGTCGACTGCGGAGAACGAGTATTCGAGCCGCCGCGTGTCCGCGATGACGATCGCGCCGAGCGCGCCTCTCGACAACTCGTCCCACATGAACCAGAAACGCTCCTGGCCCGGCGTCCCGAAGAGATAGAGCACGTGCCGGTCGTCCAGGGTCAGCCGCCCGAAGTCCATGGCGACCGTCGTGGACGTCTTGGCCTCGACCCCCGTCAAGTCGTCCGTAGCCGCGCTGACTTGTGTCAGTAACTCCTCCGTGCTCAGCGGCGCGATCTCGCTCACCGCCCCCACGAAGGTCGTCTTGCCGACCCCGAACCCGCCCGCGACCAGAATCTTGAGGGCGGTGGGAAAGGATTCGGAGCTGAAGGATTCAGAGCTGTCGTCGTAGGCCATCGAGCACTGCCTCCAGCAGGGAAACGTCGGTGGGATGGTCGAAACTGTCCGGTGGCCGAGCGGTGATCGCTCCACAGTCCACCAGGTCGGAGAGCAGTACCTTGGTGACGGTCGCGGGCAGCCGCAGATGCGCCGCGATCTCCGCCACGGAGGTCGGTCTCTGACAGAGACCGACGGCCTGGGCGTGCTCGGGACCCAGGTGCGCGTCCGGCACCGAGCCCGTGGACATCACCAGCGTCAGCAGGTCCAGGGCCGTCGTCGGCCGCGTCCTGCCCCCGCTCACGGTGTAAGGACGGATGAGCCGGCCGGCTGCCTCGTCCAGCCACGGCCCGTCCGTCGTGGCCGACACGCTCACAGCCCCCCCGTGCCACTCGGGGTCGTACCCGCCACCTGTCTCAGGGGGGTGATCAGGTACGGCCGTACGCTCTTGACCAGCATCGCCATCTCGTAACCGAGGACGGCGGCGTCGGCCTCCCGGCCGGCCAGCACGGCGAGACAGGTGCCCGAGCCGGCCGTCGAGACGAAGAGCAGGGTGGAGTCGAGCTCGACCACGACCTGGCGGACCTCACCGCCGTCGCCGAACCGGATGCCGGCGCTCCGGCCGAGTGAGTAGAGGCCGGAGGCGAGGGCGGCCATGTGGTCCGCGCTGTCGGCGTCCATGCCGTGCATGGACCTCACCAGGCCGTCGGAGGAGAGCAGCACCGCGCTGCGGGTGTACGGGACACGTTGGACCAGACCGCTGAGCAGCCAGTCGAGGTCGGAGACTTGGCCGGTCGGGACATCGCTCGCCATGGTGCATCTACTCCTTGGAGGTGGTGTCGTGGCGCTGCGGTTCCGGCTGTTCCGGGAGCGGGTCCGACAGGGGGTCCGGCAGGGGCGCCGACAACGGATCGGACAACGGATCCGGCCCGAAATCCCGCAGCGGGTCCGGCGGCGCCTCCGCCCGGGGGCCGGAGACGGTGGGCTGGGATTCGGCGAGGTCGATGCCGCGCTGGAAGGCCGCCATGAGACCGGGGTCGTGCAGGACCGGTTCGGCGGCGGGTGCCGGGGCGGGCCGGTCCCGCAACTGCGGGACCAGGTGCTCCTGCCCCCGGCGCCTGGGCAGTTGGGGTCTGCTCGCGGTGGAGTGGAGGGTGCCGTCGGCGCCGGGCTCGGACGACGGGTAGGTCGGCACGCGCGCCGCGATCCTGACCTCGGAGGGGGCGGCGGAGGAGCCCGCGGCGTCGGCCGACTGCTGCCTCGGGTGCGTGACGCCGGGGCGCGCTGCGGCCGGCGTGGGGCGGTCGGGCCGCTCACCCCGGACGGGCAGCGGGGCGGGGACGCCGGAGCCGGGCGCGCGGTGCGAGGGGCGCGGCGGTGTCTCGTACGTCCGCTGCCGAGCCTGGGGTACGGGTGAGGGCGCCACCGCCGGGGGCGGGGGTACGGCAGCGGCGGGCGCGGCCGGGACCGTACCCCTGACCGGACCCGTCACTCCCACATCCGAACCCGGACCCGGACCCGGACCCGAACCGGCACCCGCTCCCATCGGGCCGGCCGCAGCCACGTCCCGCCCGTCGGGAGCCGACGGATCCCCGCCCAGCAGCGCCTGCGGCAGGACGAGCACCGCCTGGATCCCGCCGTAGATGTTGGACTGCAACCGCACCGCGATGCCGTGCCGGCGCGCCAGCGCGGAGACGACGAACAGTCCGATGCGGCCGTCCTGGAGCAGGTGCGCGACGTTGACCTGGTCGGGGTCGGCGAGCAGCCCGTTCATCTTCTTCCGCTCGTCGGACGCCATCCCGAGCCCGCGGTCCTCCACCTCAATGGCCAGACCGGCCGTCACATACTGCACGCGCAGCAGGACTTGGGTGTGCGGGGCGGAGAACAGGGTGGCGTTCTCGACCAGTTCGGCGAGCAGGTGGATGACGTCGGCGACGGCGTGGCCGCGCAGCGTGCCGTCGATCGGCGGCACCAGTTTGATCCGGGGGTACTGCTCGACCTCGGCGATCGCGGACCGCAGCACCTCGGTCATCGTGACCGGCTTGCTCCACTGCCTGCGGGAGATCGCGCCGCCGAGGACGGCGAGGTTCTCCGCGTGCCGGCGGATGCGGGTCGCCAGATGGTCGACGTGGAAGAGCCCCTTCAACAGCTCCGGGTCCTCGACCTCGTTCTCCAGGTCGTCCAGCAGCTGGATCTCCCGGTGGACCAGGGACTGGAGGCGGCGGGCGAGGTTGACGAACACCTCGACCTTCTGCTCGTTGCCGACGCTGCTGGAGAGCCGGGAGGCCTGCACGACGGTGGTGACAGCCGTCTCCTGGGACCGCCTCAATTCCTCCGCGAGCAGGTCGAATTCGTCCCCGCCGACGACTGCGGGCGGTGGCGTACGGCGCGGGGGCACGCGCTCGCCACGCCTGAGCTGCTCCACGACGGCGCGCAGGTCGGCCTGTCCGCGCGCGCTGGACCGGCGCAGGGCGTTGCAGCGGTCGATGAGCGACCGCGCGGTGCGTTCCGCGCCGAGGGCGGCCGCCGCGACGGCGGCGAAGGCGACCAGCGCCATGCCGAACAGGGCCGCCCAGACCACGAGGGTGGGCTCGGCCGCGGTGGAGCGGAAGATCAGGACCACGGCGGCCGCGCCGCTCAACGCCGCGACTATCGCGGGCAGAACGGCGGTGCGCAGGAGTTGGGGACGTATACGGGCGTCCGGTGGTGCGGGCCTGTTCCGCCGGCCCGGGGAGGAAAGCGAACGGTCGCCCGGCCGGCCGTGCCGCCCGCCTTCGCGGCGGTCCGGCCGCGCGGCGGGTGCGCGAAGTTGAGACATCAGTGTCCTCGGTACGTGGGGCCCCAGGAATCGGCGTTGCTGGTGGTCGGCTGCGGCGCCGACGTCGGGTCCGGCGCATGCCGCTGGAGCCCTCCGTTGATCACCGCGCACTCACAGTAGTCGCCAAGAGTTCGGGCGCGGTGGACAGTTGACGAAGTTGCCCACAGAGCATCCCGCTCCGGTATGAGGCATCGCACACCAGCACGAATGCCACGGACCCCACGAACGGCCCCGCTCTACGCGCCCGGGGTCGGCCACCCGGGGGGTGTCCGCTGCCCGGAGGGCAGGATCACCGAACGGGTCAGGTGACGCGGCCGGTCCGGGTCGAGTCCGCGCAGATCCGCCAGGGCGAGTGCGAGGCGCTGGATCCGTACCAGCTCGGCCAGGGGGTCGAGCCGGCCCGCCACCCACAGTCCGCCGGTCGCCGTGACCTGCTCGGCGAGGCCTTCGGGGGCCGGCCCGAGGATCCACGTCGCCGTGCCGCCGGTGGTGATGCTGATGGGCCCGTGGCGGTACTCCATGGCCGGGTACGCCTCGGTCCACGCGAGGGCCGCCTCCCGCATCTTGAGCGCCCCCTCCTCCGCGAGACCGACGGTCCAGCCCCGCCCGAGGAAGGTGAACTGGGCGCAGTCCACAAGATCCGCGGGAAGGGGCTCGGCAAGAGCCGTCCTCGCGTCCGCGACAACGGCGTCGCCATGCAGCCCGAGATGGGCACGGAGCAGGGTCAGGGCGGTGGTGGCGAACCGCGTCTGGACAACAGACCGTTCATCGGCGAAGTCGAGGACAATGAGATCGTCCGCGGCGGTACGGACCGGAGTCCGCGGATCCGCGGTGATCGCGGTGGTACGGGCGGAACCGCGCACGCCCGCGAGCAGGCGCAACACCTCGGTGGTGGTGCCGGACCGGGTCAAAGCGACGACCCGGTCGTACCGGCGACCGGCGGGGAACTCGGACGCGGCGAAGGCATCGGTCTCCCCCAGCCCGGCACCCTCCCGGAGCGCGGCGTACGCACGCGCCATGAAGAACGAGGTGCCACAGCCGACGACGGCCGTGCGCTCGCCAGGAGCGGGCAGCTCCTCCTTGAGACCGCCGGCCAACGCGGCCGCCCGGACCCAGGATTCAGGCTGGTCTGCCAGTTCCGTCTCGACAAAGCTCATCATGTCTCCCCACTATGATTGTTTCTGCATGCTAGTTGAGGTTTCCAATCAACACCAAGCACCGAAGGAGACGCAGTGAACCGGCACGAACGGCACACCACCCTGCTCGACCTCCTGGCCGAGCGGCATCAGCTGGAGGTGGAGGCGGTGGCCGCCGAGCTGGGCGTGTCCGTGGCAACGGTCCGGCGCGACCTGGACCACCTGGGCGAGCAGCAGTTGCTGACACGGACGCGCGGCGGAGCCGTGGCGCACTCGGTGTCGTACGAACTACCCCTGCGCTACCGGGCGGTACGCCACGCCTCCGAGAAGGAACGCATCGCCCGAGCAGCCGCGGCACTGGTCCGCCGGGGCATGGTGGTGGGCCTCAACGGCGGAACAACAACGTCGGAAGTGGCAAGGACACTGGCAACCCGCGGCGACCTGACAGGCAGCGCCGCCGACCCGGCACTCACGATCGTCACCAACGCGCTGAACATCGCGCACGAACTGGCGGTCCGCCCCCACATCAAGATCGTGACAACCGGCGGCGTAGCAATGCCCCAGTCGTACGAACTGGTAGGCCCGCTGGCCCGCCACCTCCTGCAAGAGGTCAGCCTGGACATGGTCTTCCTGGGCGTGGACGCCCTGGACGCCCAAACCGGAGCCACAGCCCACGACGAACGCGAGGCACAAGTCAACGCCCTGCTGGCAGAAAGAGCACAACACGTCGCAGTAGTGGCGGACCACTCAAAACTGACCACCCGGGCATTCGCCCGAATCTGCCCCCCAGAAGCGATAAACACCCTGATCACCGGCACAGAGGCAAAACCCCTGACCCAACCGTTCCAGGAACACGGAACAAGGGTGATCCACGCCTGACTTCCCCAGCCGAACCACCCCAGAAAAGACAGTCCCGCGCACGCCACCCACCGACCATGAGGTTCTGGCAGCAACCACAAAAAGCCGGCCAAGACGACGGGTGCCGACCGATCACCCGCCACGTGTGCCTCGCTCAGCCCCGCACCGGCACCAGCCAAGAAATCTCTGTCGTCACGACCCCGGCCAAGCACAAAGCCCAGCGGTCACCCCTTGGCCGACGACGCAGTCTCGGCGGTCCCAGCCGCCCCCGTCGCACCAGCACCAGCTTCCGCTTCGACGTCGCCCCCCACCTCAGGAAGCGCAGGCCACCCCCCGGACGGTGTCACCGCCACCGGACGCCACCACGGCGTGGCCGGGACGGCGTCGCCGCCCGGTTCGAACGGCTCACCCGGCCGCGGCAGCGCGATGTCGGCACCCGCCTCCGCCGCCGCCGTGATCGTGCCCTCGCCGGGCTCGGACCACGGGTGCGGGGCGAGGTTGAAGGTGCCCCAGTGGATGGGCAGCATCACGCCCGACGGGCGGCCGCCCTGAAGGTCCAGGTGGGCCTGGATGCCCTCGGCCGGGGTCATGTGGATGTCCGGCCAGTACTCGCTGTACGCGCCGATCTGGATCATCGTCGCGTCGAACGGGCCGTGTTCCGTCCCGATGTCCTTGAAGCCGGGGAAGTAGCCCGTGTCGCCGCTGTGGTAGACCCGGTGCTCGGGCCCGGCCGCGACCCAGGACGCCCAGAGGGTGACCTGCTGGTTCCGCAGGCCCCGCCCGCAGAAGTGCCGCGCGGGGGTGGCGGTCAGGTTGATCCCGGCGACCTCGGTGGTCTCGTTCCAGTCCAGCTCGCGCAGGCGCGACGCGGGCACACCCCACTTCTCCAGGTGCGCGCCGACGCCGAGCGGGACGGCGAAGACGGTGTCGGTGGAGACGAGCGCCTTGATCGTGGGCAGGTCAAGATGGTCGTAGTGGTCGTGCGATATCACGACGACGTCGACGGGACCGAGCGACGCGAGCGGTACGGGCACGGGGTGCAGCCGCTTGGGTCCCGCGAACGCGAACGGCGAGCAGCGGTCGCCCCAGACCGGGTCGAAGAGCACGCGCCGCCCGTCGATCTCGGCGAGCACGCTCGAATGGCCCATCCAGGTGACCCGCAGGCCGGAGGCCGGGGGGGTCGCCAGCTCGGCGAGGGTCGTCGGGTATACGGGGATGGTGCCGGCGGGGGCCCGCAGGGCCCGCGCCTCCTTCTCCAGATACGTCTTCGCCAGATCCTTGCCGACGCCGGACGGCCTGATCCGGGCACCCACCGGGTTCTGGAAGACACCGTCGGCGAAATTGGGCGAGCCGAGAATCCGCTCCAGCCGCTTCCCCGCCGAATCGGCCCCGAAGGCCGCGGGTCGCAGCGAGCGCAGTCGGGAGCGCAACGAAGGGGGAGAAACAGCGCCTGTCACAGCACCTCCTGGAGGTTCGGTGTCGCCCCCATTATGGCCGGGGACGTACGTGCGTGCGGGTCGAGCGGGACAGGACGTCCCGCGCTCCCGAACACGCGTATGCAACGTCCACGCTGCCCCCGGGATTCCCGGGCACGCCTCGGATCCGGAATCAAAATCGACTCTTTGAC includes:
- a CDS encoding GAF domain-containing protein, coding for MRYDPIARLLLTPVDQEAPDRVQRLRRLGLGERSEPAFDAFAQQLAQMTGAPYAMVNFIDENRQFFAGLHTTRGTEGERGTGGERFMARDHGYCPYVVVRRKALVLEDVRDFPRFAGNPLVDEIGIRSYLGAPLIDRTGLALGTVCVVDTEPRRWGRTGLDTIKSFAAELMSQIRRREDGLLPGFPDLREVPRVPE
- a CDS encoding DUF742 domain-containing protein, coding for MSATTDGPWLDEAAGRLIRPYTVSGGRTRPTTALDLLTLVMSTGSVPDAHLGPEHAQAVGLCQRPTSVAEIAAHLRLPATVTKVLLSDLVDCGAITARPPDSFDHPTDVSLLEAVLDGLRRQL
- a CDS encoding roadblock/LC7 domain-containing protein is translated as MASDVPTGQVSDLDWLLSGLVQRVPYTRSAVLLSSDGLVRSMHGMDADSADHMAALASGLYSLGRSAGIRFGDGGEVRQVVVELDSTLLFVSTAGSGTCLAVLAGREADAAVLGYEMAMLVKSVRPYLITPLRQVAGTTPSGTGGL
- a CDS encoding sensor histidine kinase, with translation MSQLRAPAARPDRREGGRHGRPGDRSLSSPGRRNRPAPPDARIRPQLLRTAVLPAIVAALSGAAAVVLIFRSTAAEPTLVVWAALFGMALVAFAAVAAAALGAERTARSLIDRCNALRRSSARGQADLRAVVEQLRRGERVPPRRTPPPAVVGGDEFDLLAEELRRSQETAVTTVVQASRLSSSVGNEQKVEVFVNLARRLQSLVHREIQLLDDLENEVEDPELLKGLFHVDHLATRIRRHAENLAVLGGAISRRQWSKPVTMTEVLRSAIAEVEQYPRIKLVPPIDGTLRGHAVADVIHLLAELVENATLFSAPHTQVLLRVQYVTAGLAIEVEDRGLGMASDERKKMNGLLADPDQVNVAHLLQDGRIGLFVVSALARRHGIAVRLQSNIYGGIQAVLVLPQALLGGDPSAPDGRDVAAAGPMGAGAGSGPGPGPGSDVGVTGPVRGTVPAAPAAAVPPPPAVAPSPVPQARQRTYETPPRPSHRAPGSGVPAPLPVRGERPDRPTPAAARPGVTHPRQQSADAAGSSAAPSEVRIAARVPTYPSSEPGADGTLHSTASRPQLPRRRGQEHLVPQLRDRPAPAPAAEPVLHDPGLMAAFQRGIDLAESQPTVSGPRAEAPPDPLRDFGPDPLSDPLSAPLPDPLSDPLPEQPEPQRHDTTSKE
- a CDS encoding SIS domain-containing protein — translated: MSFVETELADQPESWVRAAALAGGLKEELPAPGERTAVVGCGTSFFMARAYAALREGAGLGETDAFAASEFPAGRRYDRVVALTRSGTTTEVLRLLAGVRGSARTTAITADPRTPVRTAADDLIVLDFADERSVVQTRFATTALTLLRAHLGLHGDAVVADARTALAEPLPADLVDCAQFTFLGRGWTVGLAEEGALKMREAALAWTEAYPAMEYRHGPISITTGGTATWILGPAPEGLAEQVTATGGLWVAGRLDPLAELVRIQRLALALADLRGLDPDRPRHLTRSVILPSGQRTPPGWPTPGA
- a CDS encoding DeoR/GlpR family DNA-binding transcription regulator, with translation MNRHERHTTLLDLLAERHQLEVEAVAAELGVSVATVRRDLDHLGEQQLLTRTRGGAVAHSVSYELPLRYRAVRHASEKERIARAAAALVRRGMVVGLNGGTTTSEVARTLATRGDLTGSAADPALTIVTNALNIAHELAVRPHIKIVTTGGVAMPQSYELVGPLARHLLQEVSLDMVFLGVDALDAQTGATAHDEREAQVNALLAERAQHVAVVADHSKLTTRAFARICPPEAINTLITGTEAKPLTQPFQEHGTRVIHA
- a CDS encoding MBL fold metallo-hydrolase yields the protein MTGAVSPPSLRSRLRSLRPAAFGADSAGKRLERILGSPNFADGVFQNPVGARIRPSGVGKDLAKTYLEKEARALRAPAGTIPVYPTTLAELATPPASGLRVTWMGHSSVLAEIDGRRVLFDPVWGDRCSPFAFAGPKRLHPVPVPLASLGPVDVVVISHDHYDHLDLPTIKALVSTDTVFAVPLGVGAHLEKWGVPASRLRELDWNETTEVAGINLTATPARHFCGRGLRNQQVTLWASWVAAGPEHRVYHSGDTGYFPGFKDIGTEHGPFDATMIQIGAYSEYWPDIHMTPAEGIQAHLDLQGGRPSGVMLPIHWGTFNLAPHPWSEPGEGTITAAAEAGADIALPRPGEPFEPGGDAVPATPWWRPVAVTPSGGWPALPEVGGDVEAEAGAGATGAAGTAETASSAKG